CGTTTTAGGCAGTCAGAACAACTATCTCGACATGTCAGAGTTCATACTGGAGAGAAGCCTTTCAAATGCAGCCATTGTGACAAGTGTTTTAGTCAGCCTTCAAACCTTCGCCTACATAACAGGGTGCACACGGGCGAAAAACCCTTTAAATGCAAGGTGTGTGACAAATGTTTCAATCATTCAGGAATCCTTCGTACTCATAGTAGGACACATACCGGAGAAAAACCCTTTAAATGCAATGTTTGTGACCAGCGGTTTTCTACTCTTGGGAACCGAAACCAGCACAACAGGATACACACAGGAGAGAAACCTTTTGAATGTAAGCAGTGTGATAGGTGTTTCAATGATGCTGCAACTCTTCGTCGACATAAAACAGTGCACACTGGAGAAAAGCCTTTTAAGTGTAAGGTTTGTGACAGATGTTTTAACCGATCAGTAAACCTTAATCGACATGTCCAAACACACACGGGGGAAAAGCCTTTTAAGTGCAGCCAGTGTGACAAATGTTTCACACGTGCAGCAGATCTTCGCCGCCATGGCACAGTGCATTCGGGCGAGAAACCTTTCAAGTGCAACCATTGCGACAAGTGTTTTACACAAGGAGGACAACTTCGCCTACATCTCAGATTACACACGGGAGAGAATCTTTTTAAGTGTCACCATTGTGGCAAGTGTTTCACTAACTCGAGTCACCTTCGCCTACATGCCAGTGTACATACGGGCGAGAAGCCTTTTAAGTGTGACCAATGTGAAAAATGCTTCAGTCGAGCTTCGGACCTTCGCCGTCACAGCGCAGTACATGCCACTGAAAAACCCCACAAGTGCACTGAGTGCGGCaagtgttttaaagaaaatggaaCACTTCGCCAACATGTCAAAAGACATACACGGGAAAAGCCGTTTCATTGCGAGCAGTGTGGGGAGTCCTTTTCCCGGGAAGGTCACTTTCAGCAACATGTTAAAGAACACTGGGGAGAAAAGCCTTTTAAGTGCTCACATTGTGTCAAGTATTTCAGCCAAGGATCAGATCTTCGCCGACATGTTGCCACCGTTCACGCGGATGTAGAAGAGCGCAATGCTGCAACTCCTCGCCAGAATAAAACCGTGCACAATGGAGCAAAGCCGCCTTTTAAGTGTGAGATCTGTGACAAATGTTTCACCCGATCAGTAAACCTTAATCGACATGTCCAAACACACACAGGAGAAAAGCCTTTTAAATGCAGCCaatgtgaaaaatgttttgctcGTGCTGCAGATCTTCGCCGCCATGGCACTGTGCATTCGGGTGAGAAACCTTTCAAGTGCAAATATTGTGACAAGTGTTACACCCAAGGGGG
The sequence above is a segment of the Pocillopora verrucosa isolate sample1 chromosome 13, ASM3666991v2, whole genome shotgun sequence genome. Coding sequences within it:
- the LOC131797001 gene encoding zinc finger protein 271, whose translation is MSLNHSEDNEKSARSTRKTRGERKFDCSHCDKSFTRAEILRQHVRIHTGVKPFKCSHCDKCFRHAGTLIQHKRLHTGEKPYKCKHCEMRFRQSEQLSRHVRVHTGEKPFKCSHCDKCFSQPSNLRLHNRVHTGEKPFKCKVCDKCFNHSGILRTHSRTHTGEKPFKCNVCDQRFSTLGNRNQHNRIHTGEKPFECKQCDRCFNDAATLRRHKTVHTGEKPFKCKVCDRCFNRSVNLNRHVQTHTGEKPFKCSQCDKCFTRAADLRRHGTVHSGEKPFKCNHCDKCFTQGGQLRLHLRLHTGENLFKCHHCGKCFTNSSHLRLHASVHTGEKPFKCDQCEKCFSRASDLRRHSAVHATEKPHKCTECGKCFKENGTLRQHVKRHTREKPFHCEQCGESFSREGHFQQHVKEHWGEKPFKCSHCVKYFSQGSDLRRHVATVHADVEERNAATPRQNKTVHNGAKPPFKCEICDKCFTRSVNLNRHVQTHTGEKPFKCSQCEKCFARAADLRRHGTVHSGEKPFKCKYCDKCYTQGGQLRQHIRLHTRENLLKCQHCDKVYTNSSQLRLHARVHVENEPLNCIAHTEEVDENMQNQETQDDTLCAEVVVALDIM